CTTTAGGCAAAGCACCTGTAGGGCATAAACAATACGAGGGCGATAACCGAACGCCAGAAGGCACTTATCATATAACCGAACGTAACCCCAACAGTAGTTATCATAAAAACTTGGGAGTATCATACCCGAACGAATTAGATATAGAGAATGCTAAAAATTTAGGTAAGCCGCCCGGAGGAGCTATAAAAATACATGGGTTGCCCAATAGATTGGGGCATATTGGCAAACTACACCGTTGGAAAGATTGGACAGCGGGTTGCATAGCAGTTACAGATGCAGAAGTAGACGAATTATACTTGGCAGTTACACACAATGCAGTTATAGAAATTAATCCGTAGCTTTTAATTAAAAAAATAGACCCCTACAGTTTTTACACCATAGGGGTCAGCTACTAACTAAACTTAAACTACGAAAAGCATTCCATAGCTCATGAAATTAAAATTAACTAAAACATTCCGCCCCCAGATTGCTTAGTGTTATCATCACGTTGTTTACGTTTCATTGCTCTGTTTTTTCCACCACCAAATCGGTAATTAAGTCCAAAATACACCGTACTGCTTTCCCATAAAAACTCACCATTCTGCGGGAATGGGTTTTCCGAGTTAAAGCCATAACGCATGGTATTAAACATATCACTAAAACGTACACTTAACGACATTTTATTATCTAATAAAGAGTAACGTACTCCAGAGTCTATCTTGTACATCTCTTCTATGTTATTTTGTATACCATCTACAGCACCTCGGTAAAAACCAAATAATAAGAAACTCAAACGTCT
The Flavobacterium litorale genome window above contains:
- a CDS encoding L,D-transpeptidase family protein is translated as MKRKFMGWFLFLIIPFLIYYFYPETKLPENRVVDKLIVYKGKRQMEAYSGKELLKIYTVSLGKAPVGHKQYEGDNRTPEGTYHITERNPNSSYHKNLGVSYPNELDIENAKNLGKPPGGAIKIHGLPNRLGHIGKLHRWKDWTAGCIAVTDAEVDELYLAVTHNAVIEINP